From Cataglyphis hispanica isolate Lineage 1 chromosome 19, ULB_Chis1_1.0, whole genome shotgun sequence, one genomic window encodes:
- the LOC126856728 gene encoding dedicator of cytokinesis protein 9 isoform X6 yields MSERKFTRGLGKPGMAAQLRETVSQVVRESTVQNKPHLIEPIDFENFILKNKTLLQNDPQRELLLYPQDDISQVVLPRRYRSMVPTAQHITECEEGAENLLTKECLHSYTSNWNLVHYKYVAYSGTYLELPRISKADDLKDEVYEIDTEVDQIDEELTKNDGITKEGYLMKGPEIGSTDRMFAHIGSKSFKRRFCHLRQEVDGTYILEFFKDERKGEAKLTIVMDFCTEVVRNSKRGRYCFELRMSDTHKSYTLAADSETDMQDWLLKLSSVLQHYKQQEEKRAASLERTCNTPPPSPQPMQVYGTLKGLEQSMNPQLIKYSRETDTSIALARRENRKRLFSVYPYIPHAKINTGQSADHNVDPYKEQFGHRIFVKCESLKFRLQAPIDEKESLCQVEPYYTTLSLFDARNGRKLTENFHFDINHEMVRDMTRELSPAGITTETEDITLPGELKNIPSDWIKFPKQAIFNINNPHPDIFLVVRIDKLLQGNIYQISEPYLRATKDPRLGLKVHKQVRACCQRLGNYRMPFAWAARPLFRLYSNELDTSSDFPAIYRQENNKIKDEELLKLLSEYRKPEKLSKLTVIPGWLKIKIESVMDIPENTLSTCLAPLKPFPIPPTAEPTIEIAEFESTSERDVHPYTTYINHLYVYPQTLCFDSQKIFTRARNIACIMELRDDDGENVKPLRAIYGRPGTPLLCLRASCTVLHHNTVPSWYEEIKIKLPTKLHAKHHILFSFYHISCDMNKKKENGVENCVGYAWAPLLHKGRLNVDVESSVQVLPVATHLPHGYLSIQPLGLGKGNAGPDITWIDSQRPIFTVSFQLISTVFTRDIHLHNLFIHAERILDTRPSTVPSDSETCKILKAAHAVQLVTVITFLPTILNQLFALLACNTSQEIELYVIRVLIHFINMVHEAGRKEILQAYIKFVFVLPPLRNGNVTVHEQLAKHLPILLQPSNTDFLVVNKFMHHSSFFFEIMIKSMAQYLLTTGRIKMHRNERFSKDYHEKIKALLEVIMPYLMTKYREMPVETHELNKSLAQFLKKCLTFMDRGFVFRLINSYLDNFSPGDQRTLHDFKFTFLQIICSHEHYVSFNLPMMQSRLVSRDLMNEYCLTEEFCKHHFLVSLLMQEVRISLNEIVQIRKVAIGTLRDLMAKHELDDRYQNKGQLSRIASIYIPWLGIVLENLHRLQSVQESEIKIEMKQNSANRVSTSSSFLAMKDSTNSATTAGTPKSIHRLTLHLDTQSPVRTSMHLRDSTYFAAIAGQGLVNGYSCTSVESDTSTVSGASQSNISQETTIVREYMENGTGEKKRHSRTLSVTQSSPRCDKLQPSEVKDILLCFLFIVKYLGDHQVIAWWQQCSDTEILSFFTIIEMSLHHFKYIGKRQIAANAASNVGKPRTVKAMTLPARMAPPDFTTENPATSTLQPHNTVTRENLVENDSGKVYQALLEANMATEVGLIALDCLGLFCIHFKDILLANEGDNAVMQKLFNIYLSFLQVGQSETLLRHVFAGFRAFLNNYSVALFQGNAVLCGRLCYELLRCCNSKLSSIRQESCALLYLLMRSNFEFTSRKGLTRVHLQVIISVSQMLGNVIGLNNSRFQESLSLINSYASSDKVMKGTGFPVEVKDLNKRIRTVLMATAQMREHNNDPEMLVDLQHSLANSYASTPELRHTWLETMARNHARDGNFSEAACCQLHIAALMAEYLKLRKVHSWGAEAFDHISANISKDERNLKLDAGVQDIHYNENLLLEQLEVCADTLEKAERFELLGHLYRLIVPMYEERRNYEALANSYSHLARAYNKIVEVTRSGKRLLGRFYRVAFFGMAYFEEENGQEYIYKEPKVTSLSEISERLLRLYSEKFGSENVKMIMDSVPVDISELDPKIAYIQVTHVTPYFEKPEFEVRQTEFEQNHNVSCFMFETPFTKEGKARGNPEDQWKRRTIVTTQYAFPYIKKRIGIAEKRIVELSPIEVALDEMRQRVQELEDVALIAPTDVKKLQLRLQGSICVTVNAGPLAYASAFLDPALSPQYSDDKVEELKDVFREFVKICYTALQINSKLITSDQYEYQEVLRENYQKLCQSLSSLFGEPIWPDEQVGSFKRNSAALFSAISGANNHTSTA; encoded by the exons aATAAACCACACTTGATCGAACCCATtgactttgaaaattttatcctGAAGAATAAGACTCTATTGCAAAATGATCCTCAGCGAGAATTACTGCTATATCCTCAGGATGATATTTCT CAAGTGGTTCTTCCAAGAAGATATCGTAGCATGGTTCCAACGGCACAGCATATTACAGAATGCGAAGAAGGAGCGGAAAATCTTCTGACAAAGGAATGTTTACACAGTTATACATCCAATTGGAATCTTGTACATTACAAATATGTGGCGTACAGTGGAACTTATCTCGAATTGCCAAG AATATCAAAAGCGGACGATCTGAAAGATGAAGTATATGAAATTGATACAGAAGTAGATCAAATAGATGAg gaattGACAAAAAACGATGGAATAACGAAGGAAGGCTATTTAATGAAAGGTCCTGAGATTGGTAGTACAGATAGAATGTTTGCTCATATCGGTTCGAAATCATTCAAGAGACGTTTTTGTCATCTCAGACAGGAGGTTGATGGCACTTATAtacttgaatttttcaaagatgaGAGAAAGGGGGAGGCAAAACTGACAATAGTGATGGATTTTTGTACAGAAGTTGTTAGAAATTCAAAACGCGGGAGATATTGTTTCGAGCTACGAATGAGCGACACTCATAAATCTTATACTCTGGCTGCCGATAGTGAGACCGATATGCAAGACTGGTTGTTGAAGCTCAGTTCTGTGTTACAACATTATAAACAGCAAGAAGAAAAACGTGCTGCTTCATTGGAGAGAACCTGTAACACGCCTCCGCCATCGCCACAACCTATGCAG gttTATGGCACATTGAAGGGTCTTGAACAGAGCATGAATCCACAACTGATAAAGTATTCCAGGGAGACTGATACTAGCATTGCTCTAGCAAGGAGAGAGAACAGAAAAAGATTGTTCAGTGTATATCCTTACATACCCCATGCCAAGATAAACACAGGGCAATCTGCCGATCACAATGTGGATCCTTATAAGGAGCAGTTTGGCCAtagaatttttgtcaaatgtGAGAGCCTCAAGTTTCGATTGCAAGCGCCTATTGACGAAAAGGAATCTCTGTGCCAAGTGGAACCTTATTATACAACATTGAGTTTATTCGACGCGAGAAATGGTAGAAAACTCACAGAGAACTTTCATTTCGATATTAATCACGAAATGGTGCGGGATATGACGAGAGAATTGAGTCCCGCAGGAATCACAACGGAGACGGAAGATATTACTCTTCCTGGGGAGTTGAAAAACATTCCTTCAGATTGGATCAAGTTTCCAAAACAG GCCATATTCAATATCAACAATCCTCATCCAGACATATTTCTCGTTGTCAGAATAGATAAATTGCTCCAAGGGAACATATATCAAATCTCAGAACCATATTTGAGAGCTACTAAGGATCCAAGATTGGGCTTAAAAGTACACAAACAAGTCCGAGCATGTTGTCAAAG gCTGGgaaactatagaatgccattTGCATGGGCTGCAAGACCACTGTTTAGATTGTATAGTAACGAATTGGATACATCCTCAGATTTTCCAGCGATATATAGGCaggaaaacaataaaataaaagatgaagaATTATTGAAACTTCTTTCAGAATATAGAAA GCCTGAAAAGCTTAGCAAATTGACTGTGATACCTGGTTggttaaaaatcaaaatagaatCTGTTATGGACATCCCAGAAA ATACATTATCGACCTGCTTAGCACCTTTAAAGCCATTTCCAATACCTCCAACGGCAGAGCCGACGATTGAGATCGCCGAGTTTGAGAGTACTTCTGAAAGAGATGTGCATCCATACACGACATACATCAATCATCTCTACGTATATCCGCAGACGCTTTGTTTTGATAGccagaaaatatttactcgAGCTAGAAACATAGCGTGCATCATGGAACTTCGCGATGATGATGGCGAGAATGTCAAACCTTTACGA GCGATCTATGGAAGACCTGGTACACCATTGTTATGCTTGCGAGCATCATGCACAGTTTTACATCACAACACGGTGCCTTCTTGGTATGAAGAAATCAAGATAAAGCTGCCTACAAAGTTACACGCGAAGCATCATATACTCTTTTCCTTTTACCACATAAGCTGTGATATGAACAAAAAGAAGGAGAACGGCGTTGAAAATTGCGTCGGCTATGCATGGGCACCTTTGCTGCATAAAGGAAG ACTGAACGTGGACGTAGAATCAAGTGTCCAGGTACTGCCTGTAGCGACGCACTTGCCACATGGATATCTTTCCATACAACCCCTTGGACTAGGGAAAGGG AACGCGGGACCGGATATCACGTGGATCGATTCTCAGCGACCCATTTTCACAGtatcttttcaattaatttcaacaGTATTTACGCGAGATATTCATTTGCACAATTTATTCATTCACGCTGAACGCATTCTGGACACGAGACCCTCAACGGTACCATCGGATTCAGAAACCTGCAAGATCTTGAAAGCGGCACATGCAGTTCAACTAGTCACCGTTATCACATTTTTACCTACTATATTGAATCAGTTGTTCGCGTTGTTGGCATGTAATACTAGTCAGGAGATCGAATTGTATGTGATCAGGGTCTTGATACATTTCATAAACATGGTGCACGAAGCCGGGCGCAAGGAAATTCTACAAGCGTACATCAAG TTTGTATTCGTGCTGCCTCCTCTACGAAATGGCAACGTCACGGTTCACGAGCAATTGGCGAAGCATTTGCCAATTTTACTGCAACCTAGCAACACCGACTTTCTGGTGGTGAACAAGTTTATGCATCACTCGagtttcttttttgaaataatgatcAAAAGTATGGCGCAATATCTTCTAACTACTGGTAGGATAAAA atgcaTAGAAACGAGCGTTTCTCGAAGGATTATCACGAAAAAATCAAGGCATTATTGGAGGTAATTATGCCATATCTAATGACCAAGTACAGAGAAATGCCAGTGGAGACGCACGAATTGAACAAAAGCCTCGCACAATTTTTAAAG AAATGTCTCACATTCATGGACCGCGGTTTCGTGTTCCGTCTCATCAATTCTTATCTGGATAACTTTTCGCCCGGTGATCAACGCACATTGCACGATTTCAAGTTCACATTTCTACAGATTATCTGCTCTCACGAGCATTACGTATCATTCAACTTACCAATGATGCAGTCGCGTCTCGTTTCCAGAG ATTTAATGAATGAATATTGTCTCACGGAGGAATTCTGCAAACACCACTTCCTAGTTAGTCTTCTGATGCAAGAAGTCAGGATTTCTCTTAACGAAATTGTACAGATCCGTAAAGTGGCTATAGGCACTTTACGAGATCTAATGGCGAAGCATGAATTGGACGATAGATATCAGAATAAG gGTCAGCTGAGTAGAATAGCATCAATCTATATACCGTGGCTCGGGATTGTATTGGAGAATTTGCACCGACTGCAATCAGTACAGGAGAGTGAGATTAAGATagaaatgaaacaaaatagTGCAAACAGAGTGTCAACTAGTAGTTCATTTTTAGCAATGAAGGATAGTACTAATAGTGCTACGACCGCAGGCACACCCAAGTCCATCCACAG ATTGACTCTTCACCTGGATACTCAGTCACCCGTGAGAACGTCTATGCATCTGCGAGATTCGACTTACTTTGCTGCTATTGCGGGTCAAGGATTAGTAAATGGATATTCTTGCACTAGTGTCGAATCCGACACGTCGACAGTATCTGGCGCATCCCAATCTAACATTTCCCAAGAGACTACCATTGTTAGGGAGTATATGGAAAACGGAACAGGCGAAAAAAAGAGGCATTCGCGTACTTTGAGCGTGACACAGTCGTCGCCTAGATGCGATAAATTACAACCTTCAGAAGTGAAGGATATACTACTCTGTTTTCTGTTCATTGTCAAATATCTGGGTGATCATCAGGTGATTGCTTGGTGGCAGCAATGCAGCGATACAGAAATATTGAGCTTCTTCACAATAATCGA gatGAGCTTGcatcatttcaaatatattggtAAGAGACAAATTGCCGCCAATGCCGCGAGTAACGTCGGAAAACCACGTACCGTCAAAGCGATGACTTTACCAGCTAGAATGGCACCACCAGACTTTACCACTGAAAATCCCGCTACCAGCACGCTGCAACCTCACAATACAGTTACCAGAGAGAATCTTGTTGAAAATGACAGCGGCAAGGTGTATCAAGCTCTGCTGGAAGCAAATATGGCAACGGAAGTCGGCCTTATCGCGCTGGATTGCTTGGGGCTTTTCTGTATtcattttaaa GATATCCTTTTAGCGAACGAAGGCGACAACGCAGTCATGCAAAAGcttttcaacatttatttatcgtttCTTCAAGTAGGTCAATCGGAAACCTTATTACGTCACGTTTTTGCTGGGTTTCGAGCTTTTTTGAACAATTATTCCGTCGCACTTTTTCAAG GCAATGCTGTGCTTTGTGGGCGCTTATGTTACGAGCTGCTACGTTGTTGCAACAGCAAGCTGAGTTCCATACGGCAAGAATCCTGCGCTTTGTTGTATTTGCTCATGCGAAGTAATTTTGAGTTTACTAGTCGAAAAGGATTGACTAGAGTGCATTTGCAG gtAATAATTTCAGTCTCTCAAATGCTGGGAAATGTAATTGGTTTGAACAATTCGCGCTTTCAAGAATCGTTATCGTTGATCAATAGTTACGCTTCTTCTGACAAAGTTATGAAAGGCACAGGTTTTCCAGTTGAAGTAAAAGATCTCAATAAAAGAATACGAACGGTTTTAATGGCAACCGCGCAAATGCGAGAACATAATAACGATCCTGAGATGTTGGTGGATTTGCAACACAGTTTGGCAAATTCGTATGCCAGCACGCCTGAATTGAGACACACTTGGTTGGAGACGATGGCCAGGAATCATGCCAGAGATGGAAATTTTTCAGag gctGCTTGCTGCCAACTGCATATTGCAGCGCTAATGGCTGAGTatttaaaattgcgaaaagTTCATTCATGGGGCGCAGAAGCTTTTGATCATATCTCTGCTAACATATCAAAAGATGAGCGTAATCTTAAGCTCGACGCTG gcGTTCAAGATATTCACTACAATGAAAATCTTCTTCTTGAGCAATTAGAAGTTTGTGCTGACACTTTGGAGAAAGCCGAGCGTTTTGAATTACTCGGACATTTATATCGCTTGATAGTTCCTATGTacgaagagagaagaaactACGAGGCTCTAGCAAATTCCTATTCGCACTTGGCGCGAGCCTATAATAAAATCGTGGAAGTTACTCGATCTGGCAAAAGATTACTTGGAAGATTTTACAGAGTGGCATTCTTCGGCATG GCATATTTTGAGGAGGAGAATGgtcaagaatatatttataaggaaCCCAAAGTGACATCATTATCTGAGATATCGGAACGATTGTTGCGCTTGTATAGCGAAAAGTTCGGATCTGAGAATGTTAAGATGATAATGGATTCTGTGCCAGTCGACATAAGCGAGTTAGATCCTAAGATAGCGTACATTCAGGTGACGCACGTAACACCGTACTTCGAGAAGCCCGAGTTCGAAGTACGACAGACTGAGTTCGAACAGAATCACAATGTATCATGCTTCATGTTCGAGACGCCGTTTACTAAGGAGGGCAAAGCGAGAGGCAATCCAGAGGATCAATGGAAACGCAGAACTATTGTCACAA CACAATATGCTTTcccatatataaaaaaacgtatTGGAATTGCCGAGAAACGGATAGTGGAACTGAGTCCTATCGAAGTTGCTTTGGATGAAATGAGACAACGTGTTCAGGAATTGGAAGACGTAGCTTTGATCGCACCGACAGATGTAAAGAAACTGCAGTTACGTCTTCAGGGTAGTATTTGTGTAACAGTGAACGCCGGTCCTCTGGCCTATGCCTCCGCGTTTCTAGATCCCGCCTTGTCTCCGCAATATTCTGATGACAAAGTGGAGGAGTTAAAGGATGTTTTTAG GGAGTTTGTCAAGATATGTTATACAGCGTTACAAATTAATAGCAAACTTATCACGTCAGATCAATACGAGTATCAAGAGGTATTACGCGAGAATTATCAGAAATTGTGCCAGAGCTTGTCGTCCTTATTTGGAGAACCCATATGGCCCGATGAGCAAGTAGGAAGCTTTAAACGCAATAGCGCTGCTTTATTCAGTGCCATAAGCGGCGCCAACAATCATACCAGTACAGCCTAA